One region of Candidatus Binatia bacterium genomic DNA includes:
- the folD gene encoding bifunctional methylenetetrahydrofolate dehydrogenase/methenyltetrahydrofolate cyclohydrolase FolD has product MGAIIDGKAVAAQVREEVRRDVAAFRAAFDSAPSLATVLVGQDAASATYVRSKRKACSEVGIASVPHELPARATQAELDSLVRSLNARSDVHGILVQLPLPAHLNTHAVLATIDPDKDVDGLHPINQARLLMGEDGLRPCTPLGVMRLIATTGTALEGAQALVIGRSNLVGKPVALMLLEEHATVTICHSRTRHLDREVGRADVVVAAIGRPGLIDGAWIRPGSVVIDVGINRLSDGRLTGDVDFAGARERAGFITPVPGGVGPMTVAMLLRNTLAAAHRQAAAHGE; this is encoded by the coding sequence GTGGGCGCGATCATCGACGGCAAGGCGGTTGCCGCGCAGGTGCGCGAGGAAGTGCGGCGCGACGTCGCGGCTTTCCGCGCGGCGTTCGATTCTGCCCCCAGCCTCGCCACCGTGCTCGTTGGCCAGGACGCCGCTTCGGCGACCTACGTGCGCAGCAAACGCAAGGCGTGCTCGGAGGTCGGCATCGCCTCGGTGCCGCACGAGTTGCCCGCCCGCGCCACGCAGGCAGAGCTGGACAGCCTGGTCCGCAGTCTCAACGCGCGCAGCGACGTGCACGGCATCCTCGTGCAACTGCCGCTGCCGGCGCATCTGAACACCCACGCGGTGCTGGCGACGATCGACCCGGACAAGGACGTCGACGGCCTGCACCCGATCAACCAGGCCCGCCTCTTGATGGGCGAGGACGGTTTGCGCCCCTGCACGCCGCTCGGCGTGATGCGATTGATTGCCACCACCGGGACTGCGTTAGAGGGCGCGCAGGCCTTGGTCATCGGCCGCAGCAACCTGGTCGGTAAACCCGTCGCGCTCATGCTGCTCGAGGAGCACGCGACGGTCACCATCTGCCACTCCCGCACTCGCCACCTCGACCGGGAGGTGGGGCGCGCCGATGTGGTCGTGGCGGCCATCGGACGTCCCGGGCTGATCGACGGCGCCTGGATTCGGCCGGGCAGCGTCGTCATCGACGTCGGAATTAACCGTCTGTCCGACGGGCGACTCACCGGCGACGTCGACTTCGCCGGCGCCCGCGAGCGTGCCGGCTTCATCACCCCCGTACCGGGCGGCGTCGGTCCGATGACCGTCGCCATGCTGCTGCGCAACACCCTGGCGGCAGCGCACCGGCAGGCCGCAGCCCATGGCGAATGA
- the gcvT gene encoding glycine cleavage system aminomethyltransferase GcvT: MKRTPLYSAQRAAGARFVDFGGWELPVQYTGIQDEHAAVRTRAGLFDVSHMGEIELRGPHAVAAAQELTVNDVGRLADGQAQYSLLCLPTGGVVDDIMVHRLAADRILLCVNAANVDKDLAWIREHAGAAEVVDRSDATAQLALQGPLATEILRGLTDIPLADLPPFACREGRVAGCLVLVAHTGYTGEDGWELYCAAADAVKLWETLRQAGEPHGMSLAGLGARDTLRLERALPLYGHELSEATTPLEAGLAWVVRFAKPSFVGRAALQRQRAAGVTRRLVGLAMCEPGIPRQGYAIVDGDRPVGTVTSGTKSPTLGKAIGLGYVASGLHEVGTHLGVKVRERIVRCEVVALPFYRRAEARR; encoded by the coding sequence ATGAAACGCACACCTCTCTACTCCGCACAGCGCGCTGCCGGCGCACGGTTCGTCGACTTCGGCGGCTGGGAGCTGCCGGTCCAGTACACCGGCATTCAGGACGAGCACGCCGCGGTGCGCACGCGGGCCGGCCTTTTCGACGTCAGCCACATGGGCGAGATAGAGCTGCGCGGGCCGCACGCCGTCGCCGCCGCCCAGGAACTGACCGTCAATGACGTTGGCCGCCTTGCCGACGGGCAAGCGCAGTATTCTCTCCTCTGCCTGCCAACGGGCGGCGTCGTCGACGACATCATGGTCCATCGCCTCGCCGCCGACCGCATCTTGTTGTGCGTCAACGCCGCCAACGTCGACAAGGACCTGGCGTGGATCCGCGAGCACGCCGGGGCCGCCGAAGTGGTCGATCGCAGCGACGCCACGGCGCAGCTCGCGCTGCAGGGGCCGCTGGCTACCGAGATCCTCCGCGGCCTGACCGATATTCCCCTTGCCGACCTGCCGCCGTTCGCCTGCCGCGAGGGCCGGGTCGCCGGTTGTCTCGTCCTCGTCGCCCACACCGGCTACACGGGCGAAGACGGCTGGGAGCTGTACTGTGCGGCCGCCGATGCCGTGAAATTGTGGGAGACGCTGCGGCAGGCCGGTGAGCCGCACGGGATGTCCCTTGCGGGCCTGGGCGCCCGCGACACGCTGCGCCTCGAACGCGCGTTGCCGCTCTACGGACACGAGCTCAGCGAAGCGACGACGCCGCTCGAAGCCGGTCTCGCCTGGGTGGTCCGTTTTGCCAAGCCGTCGTTCGTCGGCAGAGCGGCGCTGCAGCGGCAGCGCGCGGCCGGCGTGACGCGTCGTCTGGTCGGTCTCGCCATGTGCGAGCCTGGCATTCCGCGGCAGGGGTACGCCATTGTGGACGGCGACCGACCCGTCGGAACGGTCACCAGCGGGACCAAGTCACCCACTCTTGGCAAGGCAATTGGCTTAGGCTATGTCGCCAGCGGTTTGCACGAAGTGGGTACGCACCTCGGCGTCAAGGTCCGCGAGCGGATCGTGCGCTGCGAAGTGGTGGCGCTACCGTTTTACCGGCGTGCCGAGGCAAGGAGATAG
- the gcvH gene encoding glycine cleavage system protein GcvH, which produces MEFPDDLKYSKEHEWVLVEGSVATIGITDYAQEQLGDIVFVELPAIGDKVSKDDAFGVVESVKSVNDIYAPISGKVLEANDDLPENPEMVNDDPYGDGWMIKIEVSDAEELDDLMTADEYKEYVAEEEEKE; this is translated from the coding sequence ATGGAGTTCCCGGACGACCTCAAGTACTCGAAGGAGCACGAATGGGTTTTGGTCGAGGGCAGCGTAGCCACGATCGGCATTACCGACTACGCCCAGGAGCAGTTGGGTGACATCGTCTTTGTGGAGCTACCGGCAATCGGGGACAAGGTGAGCAAGGATGACGCGTTCGGCGTCGTCGAGTCCGTGAAGTCGGTCAACGATATCTACGCTCCGATCTCGGGGAAGGTTCTGGAGGCTAACGACGATCTCCCGGAGAACCCCGAAATGGTAAACGACGATCCGTACGGCGACGGTTGGATGATAAAGATCGAGGTTTCCGACGCCGAGGAACTCGACGACCTGATGACCGCCGACGAGTACAAGGAGTACGTCGCCGAGGAAGAAGAAAAGGAATAG
- the gcvPA gene encoding aminomethyl-transferring glycine dehydrogenase subunit GcvPA — MRFLPHTEDDIRAMLDVVGVGSVDDLLATVPEELRSRAGLSLPPGLSEQEVRSRLDAMAARNNTGATHAFLGAGAYPHFVPAVVDQILQRAEFYSAYTPYQPEVSQGTLQAIFEFQSLTAMLFGMEVANASMYDGASATAEAVLMAHRMAAKRPRVVLSRALHPQYREVVRTYCAGAGSVELTEAPFDPAGRTDLDSLGASIDDRTAAVVVGYPNFFGVVEDLGRLAALAHDRGALLITATQEALSLALLQPPGHYGADIAVAEGQSLGVPLSYGGPGVGLFATRNAFVRSMPGRLVGEATDGAGRRGYVLTLATREQHIRREKATSNICTNHGLVALAVTVYLSMLGKSGLRDLAATNTARAHQTATRLTAGGRWRLGFEAPFFNEFVLRGAGAGAAWAGARGRGVLAGVLLGQWYPELSDALLLCVTEMHSSAAIDDLTAALG; from the coding sequence GTGCGTTTCCTTCCCCATACCGAAGACGACATCCGAGCGATGCTCGATGTCGTCGGGGTCGGTTCGGTCGACGATCTGCTCGCCACGGTTCCGGAAGAGCTGCGCAGCCGTGCCGGCTTGAGCTTGCCGCCCGGCCTCTCGGAGCAGGAGGTCCGGAGCCGTCTCGACGCGATGGCGGCGCGCAACAACACCGGGGCGACGCACGCTTTTCTGGGTGCCGGGGCCTATCCGCACTTCGTGCCCGCGGTGGTCGATCAGATTCTGCAGCGCGCGGAATTCTACTCGGCCTACACTCCGTACCAGCCCGAGGTCAGTCAGGGAACGTTGCAGGCCATCTTCGAGTTTCAAAGCCTGACGGCCATGCTGTTCGGCATGGAGGTGGCCAACGCCAGCATGTACGACGGCGCTTCGGCGACCGCAGAGGCGGTGTTGATGGCGCACCGTATGGCCGCCAAACGCCCCAGAGTCGTCCTGTCGCGCGCCCTCCATCCGCAATACCGCGAAGTCGTGCGCACCTACTGTGCCGGTGCCGGTAGCGTGGAGCTTACCGAGGCGCCGTTCGACCCCGCGGGCCGCACCGACCTCGACTCGCTGGGCGCGTCGATTGACGACCGGACGGCTGCCGTGGTCGTGGGCTACCCGAACTTCTTCGGCGTCGTCGAGGACCTGGGCCGGCTGGCCGCTCTCGCGCACGATCGCGGAGCGCTGTTGATTACCGCAACCCAGGAGGCCCTCTCCCTGGCGCTTCTCCAGCCGCCGGGTCACTACGGTGCGGACATTGCCGTGGCCGAAGGGCAGAGTCTCGGCGTGCCGCTGTCGTACGGCGGTCCCGGGGTGGGCTTGTTCGCGACCCGCAATGCCTTTGTCCGGTCCATGCCCGGGCGTCTGGTCGGCGAGGCGACCGACGGGGCAGGGCGGCGCGGCTACGTGCTGACGCTGGCGACCCGCGAGCAGCATATTCGCCGCGAGAAGGCGACGTCGAACATTTGCACCAACCACGGCCTCGTCGCGCTGGCGGTCACGGTCTACCTGTCGATGCTGGGTAAGTCGGGCCTGCGCGATCTTGCTGCGACCAACACCGCGCGGGCACATCAGACCGCGACGCGACTGACTGCCGGCGGACGCTGGCGGCTCGGTTTCGAGGCGCCGTTCTTTAACGAGTTCGTGCTGCGCGGTGCGGGGGCCGGAGCGGCGTGGGCGGGCGCGCGGGGGCGCGGCGTGCTCGCCGGAGTGCTTCTGGGGCAGTGGTACCCGGAGCTGTCAGATGCGCTGCTGCTGTGCGTCACCGAAATGCACTCTTCCGCTGCGATCGACGACCTGACCGCCGCGCTCGGGTGA
- the gcvPB gene encoding aminomethyl-transferring glycine dehydrogenase subunit GcvPB has protein sequence MTTPGKQAGLLLDEPLIFERSRAGRSGVAVPAAAADAVEFLPAELLRPPIEGFPEVSEPEVLRHFLRLSQWNYGTATTFYPLGSCTMKYNPVVNELVARLPGFADLHPLVPDDAAQGALALMWELEGMLADVSGMTAVSLQPAAGAQGELAGMKMIRAYHADRGRPRKKVLIPASAHGTNPASAALCGYSAVQVQGNRIGLIEADAVRRAMDDDVAALMITNPNTLGLFEREIVQVAAAVHDRGGLVYLDGANLNALLGVARPAHMGADVLQFNLHKTFSTPHGGGGPGAGPIGAADTLEPYLPTPRLVRRGDRFAWSDDFPRSIGRVRSFHGNFGMLIRAYAYILAMGGDGLAAATRMAVLAANYIRKRLGGAYHLTYPDTCMHECVFSDRGLEPHGVKTLDIAKRLLDYGFYAPTIYFPLVVSGAIMIEPTETESKETLDEFVDAMLTIAREARETPLVLQEAPTRTPVSRLDEARAARHPVLRWKA, from the coding sequence ATGACGACGCCAGGGAAACAGGCTGGACTGCTGCTCGACGAGCCGCTGATTTTCGAGCGTAGCCGCGCCGGCCGTAGCGGCGTTGCGGTGCCGGCCGCGGCGGCCGACGCGGTCGAGTTCCTGCCGGCCGAACTGCTGCGGCCGCCGATCGAGGGTTTTCCCGAGGTCAGCGAGCCCGAGGTGCTGCGGCATTTTCTGCGCTTGTCGCAGTGGAACTACGGCACGGCCACGACGTTCTATCCGCTCGGCTCGTGCACGATGAAATACAACCCGGTCGTCAACGAGCTGGTCGCTCGTTTGCCGGGATTCGCCGATCTTCATCCGCTGGTCCCCGACGATGCCGCCCAGGGCGCACTGGCGCTGATGTGGGAGCTGGAAGGCATGCTGGCCGACGTCAGCGGCATGACCGCCGTCAGTTTGCAGCCGGCCGCGGGCGCCCAGGGCGAGCTTGCCGGTATGAAGATGATTCGCGCGTACCATGCCGATCGCGGCCGGCCGCGTAAGAAGGTGCTCATTCCCGCCAGCGCTCACGGCACCAACCCGGCGAGCGCGGCGCTCTGCGGATACAGCGCCGTTCAGGTCCAGGGAAACCGCATCGGCCTCATCGAGGCCGACGCGGTCCGGCGCGCGATGGACGATGACGTCGCCGCCTTGATGATCACGAATCCGAACACGCTGGGCTTGTTCGAGCGGGAGATCGTGCAGGTGGCGGCCGCGGTCCACGACCGCGGCGGTCTCGTCTATCTAGACGGCGCCAATCTCAACGCGCTACTCGGCGTCGCCAGGCCGGCGCACATGGGCGCCGATGTCCTGCAGTTCAACCTCCACAAAACTTTCTCCACGCCGCACGGCGGTGGCGGCCCGGGCGCGGGACCGATCGGCGCTGCCGACACGCTCGAGCCTTACTTGCCGACGCCGCGTCTGGTGCGGAGGGGAGACAGGTTCGCCTGGAGCGACGACTTCCCACGTTCCATCGGGCGCGTGCGCTCCTTCCACGGCAACTTCGGCATGCTGATACGCGCCTACGCGTACATTCTTGCCATGGGTGGAGACGGCCTCGCCGCGGCGACACGCATGGCGGTGCTAGCCGCGAATTACATCCGCAAGCGCCTCGGCGGAGCGTACCACCTGACCTACCCTGATACCTGCATGCACGAGTGCGTCTTCAGCGACCGTGGTTTAGAACCGCACGGGGTGAAGACGCTCGACATTGCCAAGCGCTTGCTCGATTACGGTTTCTACGCGCCGACGATTTATTTCCCCCTGGTCGTCAGTGGCGCGATCATGATCGAACCCACCGAAACCGAGAGCAAGGAGACGCTCGACGAATTCGTCGACGCCATGCTGACCATCGCCCGTGAGGCCCGCGAAACCCCGCTCGTGTTGCAGGAAGCGCCGACCCGCACCCCCGTCAGTCGCCTCGACGAAGCCCGCGCCGCCCGCCATCCAGTGCTACGCTGGAAAGCGTGA
- a CDS encoding CopD family protein codes for MYPLMITLHVLGATVWTGGHLVLVLGFLLEALRRGDPEIVRFFESRYERVGIPALVVQVVTGLWLATVYVPDVRQWLAFDTPVSRLIGVKLLLLAATVALAADARLRLIPRLGKGNLQALAWHIVPVSLVAVLLAIVGVGVRLGGWW; via the coding sequence ATGTACCCCCTGATGATCACCCTGCACGTCCTTGGCGCCACGGTCTGGACCGGCGGTCATCTCGTGCTGGTACTCGGCTTTTTGCTGGAGGCGCTGCGCCGGGGCGACCCGGAAATCGTCAGGTTCTTCGAGTCGCGCTACGAACGAGTGGGAATTCCGGCTCTGGTCGTGCAGGTGGTGACCGGCCTGTGGCTGGCGACGGTCTACGTGCCGGACGTGCGGCAGTGGCTGGCCTTCGACACGCCGGTGTCGCGCCTGATCGGCGTCAAGTTGCTCCTGCTGGCGGCCACCGTGGCCCTGGCGGCCGACGCGCGGTTGCGGCTCATTCCCCGGCTCGGCAAGGGCAACTTGCAGGCTCTCGCGTGGCACATCGTGCCGGTGTCGCTGGTCGCGGTGCTGCTGGCGATCGTCGGCGTCGGCGTGCGACTGGGCGGCTGGTGGTGA
- a CDS encoding cytochrome c-type biogenesis protein CcmH gives MQSARAADTGGVRFTVRHASPRFLRRPTRSAALTIVVAGLIGIVAGSGRAGGVEQPDPGVALAARRVESQLIAPCCFSQTVDNHSSPLADEIKRDVIRRLRAGESEAAILAAYRGRYGDRILAAPPASGFNVLAYVMPPLFFAAGVATAAWWLRRRLRQPRAHMPGPAAAVDPRLQARFDTELACLDP, from the coding sequence ATGCAATCCGCGCGCGCCGCCGACACCGGGGGCGTTCGTTTCACGGTGCGGCACGCGTCGCCGCGGTTTCTTCGCCGCCCCACCCGGAGCGCGGCACTGACAATTGTCGTTGCAGGTCTGATCGGGATCGTCGCGGGCAGCGGCCGGGCCGGCGGGGTTGAGCAACCCGATCCCGGGGTGGCGCTCGCGGCGCGTCGGGTAGAATCCCAGTTGATCGCCCCCTGCTGTTTTTCTCAGACCGTCGACAACCACTCCAGCCCCCTCGCCGACGAGATCAAGCGGGACGTCATCCGGCGTCTGAGGGCCGGCGAATCGGAGGCGGCAATTCTGGCGGCGTATCGCGGACGATACGGGGACCGCATCCTGGCCGCCCCGCCGGCGAGCGGATTCAACGTACTCGCCTACGTTATGCCGCCGTTGTTTTTCGCCGCGGGCGTGGCGACGGCAGCATGGTGGTTGCGGCGCCGCCTGCGCCAGCCGCGGGCGCACATGCCCGGGCCGGCGGCGGCCGTCGATCCGCGGCTCCAGGCCCGCTTCGACACGGAACTGGCGTGCCTCGATCCCTGA
- a CDS encoding cation:proton antiporter, with protein sequence MHGDSIIVDLGLAIVAATGLAYAARFLGQPILLAYIAAGLLIGPPGLGLVHNERTIAELAELGLAFLMFIVGLEIDLKKLVSSGRTGVLVGVLQVVSCSLLAAGAMWLLGYRGLPLLYLGVASAFSSTMIVVKLLADESELDTVDGRITLGILLVQDVLAIVVLALQPNLQEPSFGPIGTSLLSGLGLVAVALATARFVLPPLFRWAAKSPEIVLISAISWCLFIGYLAILANFSIAMGALIAGVTLSALPYTLDVVAKISALRDFFVTLFFVALGMQLELGTPAVLASAAVLSAAVIVSRFLTVGPLLVALGYGPRVGILSSLALAQTGEFALVIVTVGLALGQIDRDVASVIALALVVTATLSTYMMTARHRLAQRWVSALQRLGLQVDAGPEAATDSLPAAPEIVLLGFHRVASSLLHRLQYEMVGRHRFVVVDFSPEVFRHLREVAVPVVYGDISHLDTLAHAGVASARVVISTVSDDFLRGTDNATLLRQVRRLNANARVILAAETLARARALYEAGADYVILPRDETAKAYEVALQALEEGRLDDLRSQAMQELADREEVMT encoded by the coding sequence ATGCACGGTGACAGCATCATCGTCGATCTGGGCCTCGCCATCGTGGCGGCGACCGGGCTGGCGTATGCGGCGCGTTTCCTCGGCCAGCCCATCCTGCTGGCGTACATCGCGGCCGGTCTGCTGATCGGGCCTCCGGGCCTGGGCCTGGTCCACAACGAACGAACGATCGCCGAACTTGCCGAGCTCGGCCTGGCGTTCCTGATGTTCATCGTGGGTCTCGAGATCGACCTCAAGAAGCTGGTCAGCTCGGGGCGCACCGGCGTACTGGTCGGCGTCCTGCAGGTGGTGTCGTGTTCCCTGCTCGCTGCCGGCGCCATGTGGCTGTTGGGATACCGCGGTCTGCCCCTGTTGTACCTCGGCGTGGCGTCGGCGTTCTCGAGCACCATGATCGTCGTCAAACTGCTCGCCGACGAGAGCGAGCTCGACACCGTCGACGGGCGCATCACCCTCGGCATACTGCTCGTACAAGACGTCCTGGCGATCGTCGTCCTCGCCCTGCAGCCCAACCTTCAGGAACCGTCCTTCGGACCGATCGGCACGTCGCTATTGAGCGGCCTGGGGCTGGTCGCGGTCGCCCTGGCCACCGCCCGCTTCGTCCTGCCGCCGCTGTTCCGCTGGGCGGCCAAGAGCCCGGAAATCGTGCTGATCTCCGCCATCTCCTGGTGCCTATTCATCGGCTACCTGGCAATCCTGGCGAACTTCTCGATCGCGATGGGGGCGCTGATTGCCGGGGTAACATTGTCGGCGCTGCCGTACACCCTCGACGTGGTCGCCAAGATCAGCGCGCTGCGCGACTTCTTCGTGACCCTATTTTTCGTCGCCCTCGGCATGCAGCTCGAGCTCGGCACCCCGGCGGTTCTGGCGTCCGCCGCGGTGCTGTCGGCCGCGGTTATCGTGAGCCGCTTCCTGACCGTCGGCCCTCTTCTCGTCGCGCTCGGCTACGGGCCTCGGGTCGGAATCCTCAGTTCCCTGGCCCTTGCGCAGACGGGAGAGTTCGCGCTGGTTATCGTCACGGTCGGCCTCGCCCTGGGACAGATAGATCGCGACGTGGCCTCGGTCATTGCGCTGGCGCTGGTCGTCACCGCAACGCTTTCGACCTACATGATGACGGCCCGCCATCGCCTCGCGCAGCGCTGGGTGTCGGCGCTACAACGGTTGGGTTTGCAAGTCGACGCAGGCCCGGAAGCCGCCACCGATTCTCTCCCGGCCGCGCCGGAAATCGTGCTTCTCGGCTTCCATCGTGTCGCCAGTTCTCTGCTCCACCGATTGCAGTACGAGATGGTCGGCAGGCACCGATTTGTCGTCGTCGATTTCAGCCCGGAGGTGTTCCGCCACCTGCGCGAGGTGGCAGTGCCGGTGGTTTACGGCGACATCAGCCACCTCGACACGCTGGCCCACGCGGGGGTTGCGTCGGCTCGGGTCGTCATCTCGACGGTGTCGGATGACTTCCTGCGGGGCACCGACAACGCCACCCTGCTGCGGCAGGTGCGGCGTTTGAACGCCAACGCCCGGGTGATTTTGGCGGCGGAGACTCTGGCTCGCGCCCGCGCTCTTTACGAGGCCGGGGCGGACTACGTGATTCTACCGCGCGACGAAACTGCAAAGGCCTACGAGGTCGCGCTGCAAGCGCTCGAGGAAGGGCGCCTCGACGATCTCCGATCTCAGGCCATGCAAGAGCTTGCCGACCGCGAAGAAGTCATGACCTGA
- the rnhA gene encoding ribonuclease HI gives MALAHGDPLVSVTIYTDGACLGNPGPGGWAAVLLWNRHRREVSGYEPHTTNNRMELKAAIEALGTLKRPCIVDLHTDSQYLQNGMRSWLANWKRNQWRTADRRPVKNAELWQALDRLAQVHQVHWHWVRGHSGHPENERCDELANEAIRHRHGISQSVG, from the coding sequence ATGGCGCTTGCGCACGGCGATCCATTGGTGTCCGTCACGATCTACACGGACGGGGCATGCCTGGGGAACCCGGGTCCGGGCGGCTGGGCCGCCGTGCTGCTGTGGAACCGGCACCGTCGCGAGGTCAGCGGCTACGAGCCGCACACCACGAACAACCGCATGGAACTGAAAGCCGCCATCGAGGCCCTCGGGACACTGAAAAGGCCGTGCATCGTCGACCTGCACACGGATTCGCAGTACCTGCAGAACGGAATGCGCAGTTGGCTGGCGAACTGGAAGCGCAATCAATGGCGCACCGCCGACCGCCGGCCCGTCAAGAACGCCGAACTCTGGCAGGCCCTCGACCGGCTCGCGCAGGTACACCAGGTCCACTGGCACTGGGTGCGCGGCCACAGCGGCCACCCGGAAAACGAACGCTGCGACGAACTCGCCAACGAAGCTATCCGCCACCGCCACGGCATCTCCCAATCGGTTGGCTGA
- a CDS encoding FAD-binding protein: MIDTDLLIVGSGFAGLWAAIAARDAGIDRVLLVDKAAIALSSQSKMSAGATIYCLDGDDADMWLRDVAEAQGYLCHQDMVADMLATSERRLRCLESWGVTYQRVPLMRRYMRLPSRGFKHVRMLVRPQWGKRVGGAAVIGALKAQVTRRRVQKRSRLLVTGLLTGGGRVAGAVGIDRSSGAVEVIRARAVLLAAGDCSFRGNYIATDHATGDAFRLAYDAGARLSNMEFLAVNTGSPSYGFEGTGVILRRGGRLLNAQGKPFLADYDPDADAAEIGALVQSMAREVRRGHGPPFYLDLRRTNRRRLSFMLSRAASLPRITLEKLAAAGVDIFRTPQEWVPAVQSLRGGVRTDIDGRSDVPGLFAAGLAQAFDPGLFNGWSSMRAMWAGERVGRAAAAFVREAGPVSLDAEQVEACTRAALTPLARPQGPEPDEVIEALQRALFPFEVCILKSADRLRSALETIEHLAVTAAALHASDPHELAKAHETANMVRTAELFLRASLARTESRGDHCREDYPDRDDRHWLRWITLRRGERGAAEVATEPVPLSNYALHPAGDPVP; encoded by the coding sequence ATGATCGATACCGATCTGCTCATCGTCGGCTCGGGTTTCGCGGGGCTGTGGGCGGCCATAGCGGCGCGGGATGCAGGGATCGATCGCGTGCTGCTCGTCGATAAGGCGGCGATCGCTCTGTCGAGTCAGTCCAAGATGTCCGCCGGTGCGACGATCTACTGCCTCGACGGAGACGATGCCGACATGTGGCTGCGCGATGTCGCCGAGGCGCAGGGGTATCTCTGTCATCAGGACATGGTCGCGGACATGCTCGCGACTTCCGAGCGTCGGCTGCGCTGTCTGGAGTCGTGGGGCGTTACGTACCAGCGTGTTCCCTTGATGCGGCGGTACATGCGCCTGCCCTCGCGCGGTTTCAAGCACGTGCGCATGCTGGTGCGTCCGCAGTGGGGAAAGCGGGTCGGAGGCGCGGCGGTGATCGGGGCTCTGAAAGCGCAGGTGACGCGCCGGCGCGTGCAGAAGCGCTCCCGCTTGCTCGTGACGGGGCTCCTGACCGGCGGCGGCCGCGTCGCCGGTGCCGTAGGCATCGACCGCAGCTCGGGTGCGGTCGAGGTCATCCGCGCCCGCGCCGTCCTGCTGGCCGCCGGCGACTGCAGTTTCCGGGGCAACTACATCGCAACCGATCATGCCACGGGCGATGCCTTCCGCCTGGCCTACGACGCCGGTGCGCGCCTGAGCAACATGGAGTTCCTGGCCGTCAATACCGGCTCGCCGAGCTATGGATTCGAAGGCACAGGGGTGATCCTGCGTCGCGGCGGTCGTCTGCTTAACGCACAGGGCAAGCCGTTCCTCGCCGATTACGATCCCGACGCGGACGCCGCGGAGATAGGCGCGCTCGTACAGAGTATGGCTCGTGAGGTACGGCGCGGCCACGGCCCGCCGTTCTATCTGGACCTGCGACGCACGAACCGCCGCCGGTTGAGCTTCATGCTCAGCCGCGCCGCCAGTCTGCCGCGCATCACCCTGGAAAAGCTCGCCGCCGCCGGCGTCGATATCTTCCGCACGCCGCAGGAATGGGTGCCCGCCGTGCAGAGCCTGCGCGGCGGGGTTCGTACGGACATCGACGGCCGCTCGGATGTGCCCGGGTTGTTTGCCGCCGGGCTCGCGCAAGCCTTCGATCCGGGACTCTTCAACGGATGGTCGAGCATGCGCGCCATGTGGGCCGGCGAACGTGTCGGACGGGCGGCGGCAGCCTTCGTCCGCGAGGCCGGACCGGTCAGTCTCGACGCCGAGCAGGTGGAGGCCTGTACCCGCGCGGCCCTGACGCCGCTGGCACGGCCGCAGGGCCCCGAGCCCGACGAGGTGATCGAGGCGCTGCAGCGCGCCCTGTTCCCGTTCGAGGTTTGCATCCTGAAAAGCGCCGACCGTTTGCGGAGCGCACTGGAGACGATCGAACACCTTGCCGTCACCGCCGCGGCCTTGCACGCCAGCGATCCGCACGAGCTTGCCAAAGCGCACGAGACCGCCAATATGGTTCGCACCGCCGAGCTGTTTCTGCGCGCCTCGCTGGCACGCACCGAGTCGCGCGGCGACCACTGCCGCGAAGATTACCCCGACCGCGACGACCGGCACTGGCTGCGGTGGATCACGCTCCGTCGGGGCGAGCGGGGCGCTGCCGAGGTGGCTACCGAACCCGTGCCCCTGTCGAACTACGCACTTCATCCGGCCGGCGATCCGGTGCCATGA
- a CDS encoding ferredoxin family protein, translating to MIERLDAALCSGCGLCLEVCPSDVFRPVPGRRVYVIAYPEDCQTCFNCEIECPEAAIDVAPWRKARTRAW from the coding sequence ATGATCGAGCGGCTCGACGCAGCTTTGTGTTCCGGGTGCGGCCTCTGCCTCGAGGTCTGTCCGAGCGATGTGTTCAGGCCGGTGCCGGGACGCCGGGTCTACGTGATCGCCTACCCCGAGGATTGCCAGACCTGCTTCAATTGCGAGATCGAGTGTCCAGAGGCGGCGATCGACGTCGCCCCGTGGCGCAAGGCGCGCACCCGGGCCTGGTAG